One window of the Sulfitobacter alexandrii genome contains the following:
- the dxs gene encoding 1-deoxy-D-xylulose-5-phosphate synthase, which translates to MPDQPATPLLDRISRPADLHGLTDSQLVQLSREVREETISAVSVTGGHLGAGLGVVELTVALHAVFDTPRDKIVWDVSHQCYPHKILTERRDRIRTLRQKDGLSGFTKRSESPYDPFGAAHSSTSISAALGFAVARDLGGNVPEGLGDAIAVIGDGAMSAGMAYEAMNNAGHLKKRLIVILNDNEMSIAPPVGAMSSYLSRLYAEEPFQDFKAAAKGAVSLLPYPFREGAKRAKDILKGMAVGGTLFEQLGFSYLGPIDGHDMNQLLPVLRTVKARATGPILIHVLTKKGKGYGPAENARDKGHGVSKFNVLTGEQKKSPSNAPSYTAVFAESLVQEAADDDRICAVTAAMPDGTGLNLFAERYPSRCFDVGIAEQHGVTFSAGMAAGGLKPFCAMYSTFLQRGYDQVVHDVAIQRLPVRFAIDRAGLVGADGATHAGAFDVAYLANLPGFVVMAAADEAELKHMVATAAGYDDGPIAFRFPRGEGKGVEMPERGTPLEIGKGRIIRTGSRVALLSFGTRLAEVEKASEALAAKGITPTIADARFAKPLDRDLILSLAEDHEALITIEEGAVGGFGSHVAQLLADEGVFDRGLKYRSMVLPDIFIDQASPADMYAVAGMNAGDIEAKVLDVLAIASLGAQRA; encoded by the coding sequence ATGCCTGACCAACCCGCCACACCGCTTCTGGACCGGATCAGCCGTCCGGCAGACCTGCACGGCCTGACCGACAGCCAGCTTGTCCAGCTTTCCCGCGAGGTCCGTGAGGAAACGATCTCGGCCGTTTCGGTCACCGGCGGGCACCTCGGGGCGGGGCTGGGGGTGGTCGAGCTGACGGTTGCCCTGCACGCGGTCTTTGACACCCCACGTGACAAGATCGTCTGGGACGTCAGCCACCAATGCTACCCCCACAAGATCCTGACCGAACGGCGCGACCGGATCCGCACCCTGCGGCAGAAGGACGGGCTGAGCGGCTTTACCAAGCGGAGCGAGTCCCCCTACGACCCCTTCGGGGCGGCGCACAGTTCCACCTCGATCAGCGCCGCCCTGGGCTTTGCCGTGGCGCGCGACCTGGGCGGGAACGTGCCCGAGGGGCTGGGCGATGCGATCGCGGTGATCGGCGACGGGGCGATGTCCGCCGGGATGGCCTACGAGGCGATGAACAACGCGGGCCATCTGAAGAAGCGCCTGATCGTCATCCTGAACGACAACGAGATGTCCATCGCGCCGCCCGTGGGCGCGATGTCGAGCTACCTCAGCCGTCTTTACGCCGAGGAACCTTTCCAGGATTTCAAGGCCGCCGCCAAGGGCGCCGTCAGCCTGCTGCCCTATCCGTTCCGCGAAGGGGCGAAGCGGGCCAAGGACATCCTCAAGGGAATGGCAGTGGGCGGCACGCTGTTCGAACAGCTTGGATTCTCGTACCTCGGGCCGATAGACGGCCACGACATGAACCAGCTTTTGCCGGTCCTGCGCACGGTCAAGGCGCGGGCGACCGGGCCGATCCTGATCCACGTCCTGACCAAGAAGGGCAAGGGATACGGCCCCGCGGAGAACGCCCGCGACAAGGGGCATGGCGTGTCGAAGTTCAACGTGCTCACCGGGGAACAGAAGAAATCACCTTCCAACGCGCCAAGCTACACCGCCGTCTTTGCCGAAAGCCTGGTGCAGGAAGCGGCGGACGATGACCGGATCTGCGCGGTGACCGCCGCCATGCCCGATGGTACCGGCCTCAACCTCTTTGCCGAACGCTACCCTTCTCGCTGTTTCGACGTGGGGATCGCTGAACAGCACGGCGTCACCTTTTCCGCCGGCATGGCTGCCGGCGGGCTGAAACCCTTCTGCGCGATGTACTCCACCTTTCTGCAGCGCGGCTATGACCAGGTCGTTCATGACGTCGCGATCCAGCGACTGCCGGTGCGATTTGCCATCGACCGCGCGGGGCTGGTCGGCGCCGACGGGGCCACGCATGCCGGGGCCTTCGACGTGGCCTATCTGGCGAACCTGCCCGGCTTCGTCGTGATGGCCGCCGCCGACGAGGCGGAACTGAAGCACATGGTCGCCACCGCCGCGGGGTACGATGACGGCCCCATCGCCTTCCGCTTTCCGCGGGGCGAGGGGAAGGGCGTCGAGATGCCGGAACGCGGCACACCGCTCGAGATCGGCAAGGGCCGGATCATCCGAACGGGCAGCCGCGTGGCGCTCCTGTCTTTCGGCACCCGGCTGGCGGAGGTCGAAAAGGCGTCCGAGGCGCTGGCGGCCAAGGGGATCACCCCCACCATCGCCGACGCCCGCTTTGCCAAGCCGCTGGACCGCGACCTGATCCTGTCTTTGGCGGAAGACCACGAGGCGCTGATAACCATCGAGGAAGGCGCGGTGGGCGGATTCGGCAGCCATGTGGCGCAGTTGCTGGCGGACGAAGGGGTCTTTGACAGGGGTCTCAAGTACCGCTCGATGGTCCTGCCGGACATCTTCATCGATCAGGCCTCGCCGGCTGACATGTATGCAGTGGCAGGCATGAACGCCGGCGACATCGAAGCCAAGGTCCTCGATGTGCTGGCCATTGCCAGTCTGGGCGCGCAAAGGGCCTGA
- a CDS encoding exopolysaccharide biosynthesis protein: MTPEPNPADDSHTLGNLLDGMEKAAQGDDVSVEDMLDEFGDRTITPFILLVAVMLVSPLSGIPGVPTISAAIIVIMSVQALSGRRRLWMPRFLLRRTMKSARLKKAVGWMRGPCSFLDRHSHQRLMFLTGGPMRWFTLALCAVIPLGWPPLEVLPMVTSIGGGTVALLAYGLYTRDGVYVLLGYAMIGISALTILSLLP, from the coding sequence ATGACACCTGAGCCGAATCCCGCGGACGACAGCCATACCTTGGGCAATCTACTCGACGGGATGGAAAAGGCCGCGCAGGGCGACGACGTCTCGGTCGAGGACATGCTGGACGAATTCGGCGACCGCACGATCACGCCCTTTATCCTGCTGGTTGCGGTCATGCTTGTCTCGCCTTTATCGGGCATACCGGGCGTGCCGACGATTTCGGCCGCCATCATCGTGATCATGTCGGTGCAGGCGCTGTCCGGCCGCCGCCGCCTCTGGATGCCCCGGTTCCTGCTGCGCCGGACCATGAAGAGCGCCCGGCTCAAAAAGGCGGTCGGCTGGATGCGCGGGCCCTGTTCGTTCCTGGATCGCCATTCCCATCAGAGGCTGATGTTCCTGACAGGCGGTCCCATGCGCTGGTTCACGCTTGCGCTATGCGCCGTGATTCCGCTGGGCTGGCCGCCGCTCGAAGTGCTGCCCATGGTCACCTCGATCGGTGGCGGCACCGTGGCACTGCTGGCCTACGGTCTCTACACGAGGGACGGCGTCTATGTCCTGCTCGGCTATGCGATGATCGGTATTTCGGCACTCACGATCCTGTCGCTGCTGCCCTGA
- a CDS encoding amidase: MKIEEYAAQDATGLADLVRKKEVTAQEVSDCAAEAISTLDKDLNAVAQMLDAPITGSAEGPLAGVPFVVKDLVLHVEGVPSRSGTRLLEAGQFVPPESSELFLRFQKAGLTTMAITTTPEFGYNATCEALVYGAPTKNPYDTSRSSGGSSGGSAALVAAGAVPVAHANDGGGSIRIPAASCGLVGLKPTRGRTPLGPDYNLPLMGMGIEFAVTRTVRDAALLLDCVEGPEIGAMFDIPRPAKPYTDVFEASPGKKRIAFATHLKGTPEPDPEVRAALEKTAQTLADMGHEIVEASPDYDYDGWRRANFVMWNGFLAAGVYGLAQVLGVEPSVDNVEAVSLACAQAGASLTALDYEMAMMQMNGVSRALGRFMADYDAFLLPTLKQTALPLGTMDQNGDFDAEGWHDHIFGHFPYCALFNMTGQPAISVPNGQGTDGLPLAAQMVARMGDEATLLQLAAQLEQAQPWSAMRPGVFAA, from the coding sequence ATGAAAATCGAAGAATACGCCGCGCAGGACGCCACGGGTCTGGCGGATCTTGTGCGAAAGAAGGAAGTGACCGCGCAGGAAGTATCCGACTGCGCAGCCGAGGCGATCAGCACGCTGGACAAGGATCTGAATGCCGTTGCGCAGATGCTGGACGCGCCGATCACCGGCAGTGCGGAGGGGCCCTTGGCCGGCGTGCCCTTCGTGGTCAAGGACCTGGTGCTGCACGTGGAGGGTGTCCCGAGCCGGTCGGGCACGCGCCTGTTGGAAGCAGGGCAATTCGTGCCTCCCGAAAGCTCGGAGCTGTTCCTGCGATTCCAGAAGGCGGGACTGACGACCATGGCCATCACGACCACGCCCGAGTTCGGCTACAATGCCACCTGCGAGGCACTCGTCTACGGCGCGCCGACGAAAAACCCCTACGACACCTCCCGGTCCTCCGGCGGCTCGTCGGGTGGCTCCGCCGCGCTGGTCGCGGCGGGCGCGGTGCCGGTGGCGCATGCCAACGACGGCGGCGGGTCGATCCGCATACCCGCTGCGTCCTGCGGTCTCGTCGGACTGAAGCCGACGCGCGGGCGCACGCCGCTGGGCCCCGACTACAATCTGCCGTTGATGGGAATGGGAATTGAATTTGCCGTCACCCGAACGGTGCGCGACGCGGCCTTGCTGCTCGATTGCGTGGAAGGCCCCGAAATCGGCGCGATGTTCGACATCCCGCGCCCGGCAAAGCCTTATACGGATGTCTTCGAGGCCTCACCGGGCAAGAAACGGATCGCTTTTGCCACGCATCTCAAGGGCACGCCCGAACCGGATCCGGAAGTGCGCGCCGCGCTGGAAAAGACCGCGCAAACGCTCGCCGACATGGGGCACGAGATCGTGGAGGCGTCACCGGACTACGATTACGACGGGTGGAGACGGGCGAACTTCGTGATGTGGAACGGCTTTCTCGCCGCCGGTGTCTATGGATTGGCGCAGGTTCTCGGCGTTGAACCGTCCGTCGACAACGTGGAGGCGGTTTCGCTGGCCTGTGCGCAAGCGGGCGCCTCGCTGACCGCGCTGGATTACGAGATGGCGATGATGCAGATGAACGGCGTCAGCCGGGCGCTGGGGCGTTTCATGGCGGATTACGATGCCTTTCTGCTGCCGACGCTCAAGCAGACAGCCCTGCCGCTGGGAACGATGGATCAGAACGGCGATTTCGACGCCGAAGGGTGGCATGACCATATCTTTGGTCACTTCCCCTATTGCGCGCTCTTTAACATGACGGGTCAGCCTGCGATTTCCGTGCCGAACGGTCAGGGAACCGACGGGCTGCCGCTGGCGGCGCAGATGGTGGCCCGCATGGGTGACGAGGCGACGCTGCTGCAACTGGCCGCGCAATTGGAGCAGGCACAGCCCTGGTCGGCCATGCGGCCCGGCGTGTTCGCAGCCTGA
- a CDS encoding exodeoxyribonuclease VII small subunit, translated as MSDTAVDEMSFETAMAELEKVLGQLERGDVALDESIALYERGAALKARCEAKLKEAEEKVAAITLDGEGNPTGTKAVEGL; from the coding sequence ATGTCCGATACGGCTGTTGACGAAATGAGCTTTGAAACCGCGATGGCGGAACTGGAAAAGGTGCTGGGCCAGCTGGAGCGTGGCGACGTGGCCCTGGACGAGAGCATCGCGCTTTACGAACGCGGTGCGGCGCTGAAGGCGCGGTGCGAGGCAAAGCTGAAGGAAGCCGAGGAGAAGGTTGCGGCGATCACGCTGGACGGCGAGGGCAACCCGACCGGCACCAAGGCGGTCGAGGGGCTGTAG
- a CDS encoding helix-turn-helix transcriptional regulator, whose protein sequence is MNRSDLSDFVIQLTESATRLAPLDFHRNLIRLVRSIARFDAAWWGWSVIRERHLSFVHAQTINLDAGFVDAARAQLATDPFVQSARRLRLFAQTLHHDEVDPGSSAARVLRDFGIAQVLAGHSQVADGPFNFFMSVYRRAPEPRFTREEAADFRILLRHLQQALSLSLRLSLEASASRKEEWALADDAGAVFLQSAGFPALHRQAGLGPIAEVAPGASVVRSGIVLRAERYSDDLRLLRAAPGTDLPQLTTRERQVCRLYIDGLSRREVAAALGLSENTVRNQIAAIYRKTGSRDRIDLLRKMDPQ, encoded by the coding sequence ATGAACCGCAGCGACCTCAGCGATTTCGTCATCCAGCTGACCGAGAGCGCCACGCGCCTGGCGCCGCTCGACTTTCACCGCAACCTGATCCGCCTCGTGCGGTCCATCGCGCGGTTCGACGCGGCATGGTGGGGCTGGTCGGTCATCCGGGAACGTCACCTGTCTTTCGTCCATGCCCAGACGATCAACCTCGATGCAGGCTTCGTGGACGCGGCCCGGGCGCAGCTGGCCACCGATCCCTTTGTGCAGTCGGCCCGGCGCCTGCGGCTGTTCGCACAGACCCTGCACCACGATGAGGTCGATCCCGGATCGTCGGCGGCGCGGGTGCTGCGCGACTTCGGCATCGCGCAGGTCCTGGCCGGCCACAGCCAGGTCGCCGACGGGCCCTTCAACTTCTTCATGTCGGTCTACCGCCGCGCGCCGGAGCCGCGGTTCACCCGGGAGGAAGCGGCAGATTTCCGCATCCTTCTGCGCCACCTGCAACAGGCGCTGTCTCTCAGCCTGCGACTGTCGCTCGAAGCGTCGGCGAGCCGGAAGGAAGAATGGGCGCTGGCGGATGACGCTGGTGCCGTGTTTCTCCAGTCGGCTGGCTTTCCCGCACTACACCGGCAGGCCGGGCTGGGCCCCATCGCGGAGGTCGCGCCGGGGGCGTCCGTGGTGCGGTCGGGCATCGTCCTCCGCGCGGAACGCTACTCGGACGACCTGCGCCTTCTGCGCGCCGCGCCGGGCACGGATCTGCCGCAACTGACCACGCGCGAGCGGCAGGTCTGCCGGCTGTACATCGACGGGCTCAGCCGGCGCGAGGTCGCCGCCGCACTGGGGCTGTCGGAAAACACGGTGCGCAACCAGATCGCCGCGATCTACCGCAAGACCGGCAGCCGCGACCGGATCGATCTGCTTCGCAAGATGGACCCTCAGTAA
- the cobO gene encoding cob(I)yrinic acid a,c-diamide adenosyltransferase — translation MTDQSHKEKMQERQTEQRKKVAELKDPEAGLVLVHTGAGKGKSSSAFGVVVRALGWKQRVSVVQFIKGKWKTGERLFFDRLGGVDWHTMGEGFTWDTQDKERDIAAAQAAFAKAREMMESGDYDLVVLDEINIAMRYEYLSVDQVIEGLEARDKRTGVILTGRDAKPELCEYADLVTEMTEVKHPFKAGIKAQKGVDY, via the coding sequence ATGACTGATCAGTCCCACAAGGAAAAGATGCAGGAGCGCCAGACCGAGCAGCGCAAGAAGGTGGCCGAGCTGAAGGACCCCGAAGCGGGGCTGGTGCTGGTCCACACCGGCGCGGGCAAGGGCAAGTCATCCTCCGCATTCGGCGTCGTGGTGCGCGCCCTCGGCTGGAAGCAGCGGGTCAGTGTCGTCCAGTTCATCAAGGGCAAGTGGAAGACCGGCGAACGGCTGTTCTTCGATCGTCTCGGCGGGGTGGACTGGCACACCATGGGCGAGGGCTTCACCTGGGACACCCAGGACAAGGAACGCGACATCGCCGCGGCGCAGGCGGCCTTTGCCAAGGCCCGCGAAATGATGGAAAGCGGCGATTACGACCTCGTCGTGCTGGACGAGATCAACATCGCGATGCGCTACGAGTATCTGTCGGTCGATCAGGTCATCGAAGGGCTTGAGGCGCGGGACAAGCGCACCGGCGTCATCCTCACCGGGCGCGACGCGAAGCCCGAACTGTGCGAATACGCCGACCTCGTCACCGAGATGACCGAGGTCAAGCATCCCTTCAAGGCCGGGATCAAGGCGCAGAAGGGCGTCGATTACTGA
- a CDS encoding alkaline phosphatase D family protein, translating to MTKLLRPSRRSVLAGSAAFAASLAMPAISRAASRPVFTHGVQSGDVDTNSGMIWTRTDRPARVMVEVSTTESFANARRLSPMDAVPGHDMAIKRLLQDLPSDQDVFYRFTAADLSDINVTSEPLVGRFRTAPTARRNVRFAWSGDTAGQGWGIDADGMRTYATMARHTPDFFLHSGDTIYADGPMQEEVALDDGGIWKNVVLTDEKRKVAETLDEFRGQYKYNMLDEHVRALNAQVPVFMQWDDHEVTNNWSASKDLSGDDRYSEKSVALLAARAAQAFHEMTPLRMTPAEPNRVYRKINYGPMLDVFFLDLRSYRGPNGTSQETEINAESVILGAEQMAWLKRELTNSIATWKVIASDMPIGLVVPDGDKIEAVANRNDGAPGGRELEIAELLRFIKNARVQNTVWFTADVHYTAAHYYNPDKAQFQDFEPFWEFVSGPLHAGTFGPNALDGTFGPELKFVKAPAEGQVNLPPSAGLQFFGLVDIDAQTQQMTVRLMDRADTELYSVTLDPKGASI from the coding sequence ATGACCAAACTACTGCGCCCCTCCCGCCGCTCCGTGCTGGCGGGCTCCGCCGCGTTTGCTGCATCGCTGGCGATGCCCGCGATCAGTCGTGCCGCCTCACGGCCCGTCTTCACCCACGGGGTCCAGTCGGGCGATGTGGATACCAATTCCGGCATGATCTGGACCCGCACGGACCGACCTGCACGCGTGATGGTCGAAGTGTCCACCACCGAGAGTTTCGCCAATGCCCGCCGGTTGTCCCCCATGGACGCCGTGCCGGGGCATGACATGGCGATCAAGCGCCTCCTGCAGGATCTGCCCAGCGATCAGGACGTCTTCTATCGCTTCACCGCCGCCGATCTGTCCGACATCAACGTGACCTCCGAACCTCTCGTCGGCCGCTTCCGCACAGCGCCGACGGCGCGGCGCAACGTGCGTTTCGCGTGGTCGGGCGATACCGCGGGCCAAGGCTGGGGGATCGACGCGGACGGCATGCGCACCTATGCCACCATGGCGCGGCACACGCCCGACTTCTTCCTTCACTCGGGTGACACGATCTATGCCGATGGCCCGATGCAGGAAGAGGTGGCGCTGGACGATGGCGGTATCTGGAAGAACGTCGTGCTAACCGATGAAAAACGGAAAGTGGCCGAAACGCTCGACGAATTCCGGGGCCAGTACAAGTACAACATGCTGGACGAGCACGTTCGGGCACTGAACGCGCAGGTGCCGGTATTCATGCAGTGGGACGATCACGAGGTGACCAACAACTGGTCCGCGTCCAAGGATCTGAGCGGCGACGACCGGTATTCCGAGAAGTCCGTAGCGTTGCTGGCCGCCCGCGCGGCGCAAGCCTTCCACGAGATGACGCCGCTGCGGATGACCCCGGCCGAGCCGAACCGCGTCTACCGCAAGATCAACTACGGTCCGATGCTCGACGTCTTCTTCCTCGATCTGCGCAGCTACCGCGGGCCAAACGGCACCTCGCAGGAGACGGAGATCAACGCTGAAAGCGTCATCCTCGGGGCTGAACAGATGGCTTGGCTCAAGCGGGAACTGACCAATTCCATCGCGACGTGGAAGGTGATTGCCAGTGACATGCCGATAGGGCTGGTGGTTCCGGACGGAGACAAGATCGAGGCGGTGGCCAACAGGAACGACGGCGCGCCCGGTGGGCGTGAACTGGAAATCGCCGAGCTCCTGCGTTTCATCAAGAATGCACGGGTCCAGAATACCGTCTGGTTCACCGCTGACGTGCATTACACGGCGGCGCATTACTACAATCCTGACAAGGCGCAATTCCAGGACTTCGAACCGTTCTGGGAGTTCGTGTCGGGGCCGCTGCATGCCGGAACCTTCGGCCCGAACGCGCTGGATGGCACCTTCGGACCGGAGTTGAAGTTCGTGAAGGCACCGGCCGAAGGCCAGGTGAACCTGCCGCCCAGCGCGGGTCTGCAGTTCTTCGGCCTCGTGGACATCGATGCGCAAACGCAGCAGATGACGGTGCGCCTGATGGACAGGGCGGATACCGAACTCTACTCGGTCACGCTCGATCCCAAGGGCGCGTCGATCTGA
- a CDS encoding MarR family winged helix-turn-helix transcriptional regulator, translated as MADGRAPAGTGGENLLFLTDEQLRQGSEAMFFAYRGFTADPDRILMDLAYGRAHHRAIHFINRAPGTTVNNLLNILGVTKQSLNRVLRSLIADGLVESRIGRNDKRERHLFLTEDGRALERQLSDAQRARLRTAYREAGPEAVAGFRKVLEAMMDPEMRASYARLRETGG; from the coding sequence ATGGCGGACGGACGCGCCCCAGCAGGTACCGGCGGCGAGAACCTTCTGTTCCTGACGGACGAGCAATTGCGGCAAGGCAGCGAGGCGATGTTCTTTGCCTACCGGGGGTTCACCGCGGACCCTGACCGCATTCTCATGGACCTGGCCTATGGCCGCGCCCACCACCGTGCGATTCATTTCATCAACCGCGCCCCCGGCACCACCGTCAACAACCTGCTGAACATCCTTGGCGTTACGAAGCAGTCACTCAACCGTGTCTTGCGCAGCCTGATCGCCGATGGTCTTGTCGAAAGCAGGATTGGACGGAATGACAAGCGTGAACGCCACCTCTTTCTTACCGAAGACGGCCGGGCGCTGGAACGGCAGCTCTCCGATGCACAACGCGCACGGCTGCGGACAGCCTATCGAGAGGCGGGACCGGAAGCCGTGGCCGGGTTCCGCAAGGTGCTGGAAGCGATGATGGATCCGGAAATGCGTGCAAGCTACGCACGGCTTCGGGAGACGGGAGGGTGA
- a CDS encoding branched-chain amino acid aminotransferase: MVGAYDDRDGHIWMDGKMVNWRDANVHILTHAMHYASSVFEGERAYGGRIFKSREHSERLKRSAQMIDFEIPYSVDEIEAAKAEVLKSSGLEDAYVRAVAWRGVGEDMGVASARNPVRLAIAAWAWGAYYGDAKMKGAKLDISKWKRPSPETIPVHAKAAGLYMICTMSKHAAEAKGCSDALFMDYRGYVAEATGANIFFVKDGEVHTPDADCFLNGITRQTVIAMLKDKGVTVHERHIMPEELEGFEQCWLTGTAAEVTPVGQISDYTFEVGAMTRDIADSYEKLVRS, from the coding sequence ATGGTGGGTGCCTACGACGACCGCGACGGTCACATCTGGATGGACGGCAAGATGGTGAATTGGCGCGACGCCAATGTCCACATCCTGACGCATGCGATGCACTACGCTTCATCCGTCTTCGAAGGAGAGCGTGCCTACGGCGGCAGGATCTTCAAGAGCCGCGAGCACTCGGAACGCCTGAAGCGTTCGGCACAGATGATCGACTTCGAGATCCCCTATTCCGTGGATGAGATCGAGGCCGCGAAGGCCGAGGTGCTGAAATCCTCCGGGCTGGAAGATGCCTATGTCCGCGCTGTCGCCTGGCGCGGCGTGGGCGAGGACATGGGTGTCGCGTCCGCCCGCAACCCGGTGCGGCTGGCCATCGCGGCCTGGGCATGGGGGGCCTATTACGGCGACGCGAAGATGAAGGGCGCGAAGCTCGACATCTCCAAATGGAAACGGCCCAGCCCCGAGACGATCCCGGTTCACGCCAAGGCGGCCGGGCTCTACATGATCTGCACCATGTCGAAACACGCGGCCGAGGCCAAGGGCTGTTCCGATGCGCTTTTCATGGATTACCGCGGCTATGTCGCCGAAGCGACGGGCGCCAACATCTTCTTCGTCAAGGACGGAGAGGTGCACACCCCCGACGCGGACTGCTTCCTCAACGGGATCACCCGGCAGACGGTGATCGCCATGCTGAAAGACAAGGGCGTCACGGTGCATGAACGGCACATCATGCCGGAAGAGCTGGAAGGGTTCGAGCAGTGCTGGCTGACCGGTACGGCAGCCGAAGTAACCCCGGTCGGGCAGATCAGCGACTATACCTTCGAAGTCGGTGCCATGACCCGTGACATCGCGGACAGCTACGAGAAGCTGGTCCGCAGCTGA
- a CDS encoding ion transporter — translation MNLKSIVETPRFSNFIMGVIIFNAILLGLETSQVAMAAAGDLIVLLDKVCLAIFVIELLLKLAVYRLRFFRDGWNIFDFVIVGISLVPAAQGFSALRALRILRVLRLVSVAPRLRRVVEGFITALPGMASVFSLMALIFYIGAVIATKLFADSFPEWFGTLGRSGYSLFQIMTLESWSMGIVRPVMEIYPLAWLFFIPFIMVTTFAVVNLLVGLIVNSMQDAHHEEENAETGAYRDNVNERLAAIEERLDRLLEGQGKR, via the coding sequence ATGAATCTGAAATCGATCGTCGAGACTCCGCGTTTCAGCAACTTCATCATGGGCGTTATCATCTTCAACGCCATCTTGCTGGGGCTCGAGACGTCGCAGGTTGCGATGGCGGCGGCGGGCGACCTGATCGTATTGCTCGACAAGGTGTGCCTTGCGATTTTCGTGATCGAACTTCTGCTGAAGCTGGCCGTCTATCGCCTGCGCTTCTTTCGGGATGGCTGGAACATTTTCGACTTCGTGATCGTGGGCATCTCGCTGGTGCCGGCGGCGCAGGGGTTCAGCGCGCTGCGTGCCCTGCGGATCCTGCGGGTGCTGCGCCTGGTCTCTGTCGCGCCGCGGTTACGCCGGGTGGTCGAAGGCTTCATCACTGCTCTGCCCGGCATGGCATCGGTGTTTTCCCTGATGGCGCTAATCTTCTATATCGGCGCGGTCATCGCGACCAAACTGTTCGCCGACAGCTTTCCCGAGTGGTTCGGCACGCTCGGGCGGTCCGGCTATTCCCTGTTCCAGATCATGACGCTGGAAAGCTGGTCGATGGGCATCGTCCGCCCGGTCATGGAAATCTACCCGCTGGCCTGGCTGTTCTTCATCCCGTTCATCATGGTCACCACTTTCGCCGTGGTGAACCTTCTGGTCGGCCTCATCGTGAACTCCATGCAGGACGCCCACCACGAGGAGGAAAACGCCGAGACCGGTGCCTATCGGGACAATGTCAACGAAAGGCTGGCGGCGATCGAAGAACGCCTGGACCGGCTGCTGGAAGGGCAGGGGAAGCGCTGA
- a CDS encoding response regulator, whose protein sequence is MSAMDAHLLIVDDDERIRTLLRKFLMRHGFLVTAARDAAHARRILTGLDFDLIVLDVMMPGEDGLSLTLSLRETLKTPILLLTAKGETDNRIEGLEAGADDYLAKPFEPKELLLRINAILRRMPEARPEDTAPKVLSLGHNRYDLERGELWQGDELVRLTATEVQLMRIFAAQPGEPMSRTRLVEELGRDRGQAQERAVDVQITRLRRKIEVNPKQPQYLQTVRGAGYMLAPD, encoded by the coding sequence GTGAGCGCGATGGACGCGCATCTGCTGATCGTCGACGACGACGAACGCATCCGCACGCTGCTGAGAAAATTCCTGATGCGGCACGGGTTCCTTGTCACGGCCGCCCGTGACGCCGCCCACGCCAGGCGCATTCTCACGGGGCTGGATTTCGACCTGATCGTGCTGGACGTGATGATGCCGGGCGAGGACGGGCTGAGCTTGACACTGTCGTTGCGCGAGACCCTGAAAACGCCCATCCTGCTGTTGACCGCCAAGGGCGAGACCGACAACCGGATCGAGGGGCTGGAGGCCGGGGCGGACGATTACCTGGCCAAGCCCTTCGAACCGAAGGAACTGCTGTTGCGGATCAATGCAATCCTGCGGCGGATGCCCGAGGCCCGGCCCGAGGATACGGCGCCCAAGGTGCTGTCGCTCGGTCACAACCGCTACGACCTGGAGCGGGGCGAGCTGTGGCAGGGTGACGAGCTTGTAAGGCTCACCGCCACCGAGGTGCAGTTGATGCGGATTTTCGCCGCGCAGCCGGGCGAGCCGATGAGCCGGACGCGCCTCGTGGAGGAGTTGGGCCGCGACCGGGGACAGGCGCAGGAACGCGCGGTCGACGTCCAGATCACCCGGCTGCGCCGCAAGATCGAGGTGAACCCGAAACAGCCCCAGTATCTTCAAACGGTGCGGGGCGCGGGCTACATGCTCGCCCCGGATTGA